A genomic segment from Rubrobacter tropicus encodes:
- the argB gene encoding acetylglutamate kinase, whose product MSAKAPIVVKVGGGALKGGALEDLPSILAGGTPVVLVHGGGPQLTRMLDSLGIESTFHEGLRVTDAATLEVAEMVFAGGVNKALVRGLGGIGVPAAGISGTDGPTILVEPVPELGRVGEVSSVEPALIEALWSGGFVPVVAPLGLGPEGAYNVNADSAAAALAVGLGAGHLFLLTDVDGLLKDGEAVASLGPEESEDFVESGLAAGGMVPKLRAAALAARGGVRARVLNGNKKGVLSGALSGEDVGTLVYEGGAACRQ is encoded by the coding sequence GTGAGCGCGAAGGCCCCCATCGTCGTGAAGGTCGGCGGCGGCGCCTTGAAAGGCGGCGCCCTGGAGGACCTGCCTTCCATTCTGGCCGGCGGAACGCCCGTCGTCCTCGTCCACGGCGGCGGCCCGCAGCTCACCCGGATGCTCGACTCTTTAGGCATCGAGAGCACCTTCCACGAGGGCCTGCGGGTAACGGACGCGGCGACGCTGGAGGTCGCCGAGATGGTCTTCGCCGGGGGCGTCAACAAGGCCCTCGTGCGGGGGCTCGGCGGGATCGGCGTCCCCGCCGCCGGCATCTCCGGCACCGACGGGCCGACGATCCTGGTGGAGCCCGTACCGGAGCTCGGCCGGGTCGGGGAAGTCTCGTCCGTCGAGCCGGCGCTCATCGAGGCGCTCTGGAGCGGCGGTTTCGTGCCCGTCGTGGCGCCTTTGGGCCTCGGTCCGGAGGGCGCGTACAACGTGAACGCGGATTCCGCGGCGGCGGCCCTGGCCGTTGGTCTTGGGGCTGGGCACCTGTTCCTGCTCACCGACGTCGACGGCCTGCTGAAAGACGGCGAGGCCGTGGCCTCGCTCGGCCCCGAGGAGTCCGAGGACTTCGTCGAGAGCGGGCTCGCGGCCGGGGGGATGGTCCCCAAGTTGCGGGCGGCGGCGCTGGCGGCGCGCGGCGGGGTCCGGGCAAGGGTGTTGAACGGAAACAAGAAGGGCGTTCTGTCCGGGGCTCTCTCCGGCGAGGACGTGGGTACGCTCGTATACGAAGGAGGGGCGGCATGCAGGCAGTAA